CTGCTAAACACTTGCTCTGCAGCGAAAATCACTCCCAGGCTTCCAATAACAGAAATCATAATTTCCCATGGAAATTTCAAATGAATGAAATATGTTATGCTATGTATAAGGATAAAACCTAAAACCGACAGTAAGTAAAATTTGGTTTTTGAGCTCATTCCTCCCACCACCCCATTTCCGATAAGCTAACTACTTTTTAATCATTGATAAAAGAGTAAGGTAAATCCTACCTTACTCTTTTATCTCTACAAGATGGGAAAGATTATGCCATCCCTAAAAATTTGTATTTAGAATATCGCAGCGAAGAAGAATGCACCCAGTAATGCACCGATGATCGGTCCTACTACAGGAACCCAAGCATAACTCCAATCAGAATCGCCTTTACCAGCTATAGGAAGGATTGCATGAGCAATACGAGGACCTAAGTCTCTGGCTGGATTAATAGCATATCCTGTAGTTCCTCCAAGAGATACACCAATGGATAAAATTACAAGACCAACAATATATGTTCCTAAACCAGGAGCCATATCAACTGTTCCTAACCCTAAGATAAAGAATACTAATGCAAAAGTACCTATGATTTCGGATATTAAGTTAGCTCCATAGCTTCTAATTGCAGGTCCGGTACAGAATACGCCGAGTTTTGTTCCTTGATCTTCTGTTTCAGCCCAGTGAGGAAGATATTGAATCCAAACAAGAGCTGCCCCTATCATTGCTCCAATCATTTGTGCAATGATATACATTGGTACGTCTGCCCATGGGAAATTACCAATAGCAGCTAATGCGATAGTAAGTGCAGGATTAAAATGAGCGCCACTAATGCCGCCAAATATCATTGCAGGGATAAGTACTGCACAAGCCCAACCCCAAGTGATTACGATCCAACCGGAGTTACCGCCTTTAGTCTTTTTAAGTATTACGTTTGCAACTACGCCATCCCCAAGAAGAATAAGACACATGGTACCTACTAATTCTGCTAGAAAAGTTGACATATAATTACCCCCTATATAAATTTAATATATTTATTAATTAGCCCAACCTAAGGATCTGTTTACAGCTGCTTTCCATCCATTTAATAATTCTGTTCTTCTGCTGTCATCCATGTTTGGAGTAAAGCTTCTTGAAATTGCCCAGTTCTTTGAAATATCTTCTTTATCTTTCCAATATCCAACTGCAAGGCCTGCAAGATAAGCTGCTCCTAATGCAGTGGTTTCAATAACTTCAGGTCTGTCTACCTGAACACCTAATACATCAGCTTGGAATTGCATTAAGAAGTTATTTGCACAAGCTCCTCCATCAACTTTTAAGGCTTTAAGGGTAATTCCGGAATCTTCTTCCATTGCTTTTAATACGTCACTGGTTTGATATGCTAAGGATTCTAAGGTTGCTCTTATAAGATGTTCTTTTTTAACTCCTCTTGTAAGACCTACGATAGTTCCTCTTGCATATTGATCCCAGTATGGTGCTCCTAATCCAACGAACGCAGGTACTACATATACACCGTTTGTGTCTTCAACAGATTCAGCAAGTGGCTCTGAATCAGATGCTTTTTCAATAATTTTTAATTCGTCTCTTAGCCATTGAATAGCTGCTCCAGCTATAAAGATACTTCCTTCAAGGGCGTATTCAACTTTTCCATCTACTCCCCAAGCAATAGTTGTAAGCAGACCGTTCTTGGATGTAACTGCTTTTTCTCCAGTATTCATGAGTAAGAAACAACCTGTTCCATAAGTATTTTTTGCGGTTCCTGGATTGAAACAAGCCTGACCAAATAATGCAGCCTGTTGGTCTCCGGCAGCTCCGGAAATAGGAATTTCTCCGCCAAGGATTTCAGGATCTGTATAACCATATACAAAGCTTGATGGTTTAGCTTCTGGAAGCATGGAAGCTGGTATGTTCAATCTTTCAAGGATTTCTTTATCCCATTCTAAGGTATGAATGTTAAAGAGCATCGTTCTGGATGCGTTGGAATAATCGGTTACATGAACTTTTCCTTTGGTTAAATTCCAAATGAGCCAAGTGTCTATATTTCCAAATAATAAATTGCCTTTTTCTGCTTCTTCTCTTGCTCCTGGTACGTTATCAAGAATCCATTTTACTTTTGTTCCTGAGAAGTATGCATCAACTATAAGTCCTGTTTTTTCTCTTATTTTTTTATCAAAACCTTCAGCTTTTAATTCATCGCAGAATTCGGAAGTTCTTCTGCATTGCCATACGATTGCATTGTAAACGGGTTTTCCAGTATTCTTATTCCATACAACGGTTGTTTCTCTCTGGTTCGTAATTCCTATTGCAGCAATATCTTCTGCTGTAACATTAAGTTTTTCCATAGCTTCTTTAGTAACTTCAATCTGTGTAGACAAGATTTCCATCGGGTCATGTTCAACCCAACCTGCTTTGGGATAGATTTGGGTGAACTCTTTTTGAGACACACTTTGAATTAATCCCTTCTCGTTAAAAAGAATACATCTGGAACTGGTGGTGCCTTGGTCTAAGGCGATAACATACTTACCCATTGTAAAACCCCCTATGTATTAAAATTTTATATCGAAAGAGTCTTAAAAATTAAAGACTCATTTCTTCAAACTCCCAAAGCTCTGAACAAGAAGTTGAAATAGCTTTAGCCCCTGCGCTCAGTGCATTTATAGCATCTTTCTTAGTTTTTATAAGCCCCCCCGCTATAATTGGCTGAGTGATTTCTTTTCCTAAAGTTTCTATTGCTTTGGCTGCTATTCCAGGAAGCACTTCAACAGCATCTGGAGAAAAAGTATGAACACTTTTTATCCCGGTATCAAAAGAAAGGGTATCCAGCATAAATATTCTCTGTATTGTAAACATCCCTAAATTAGCAGCATGCTTGAGGGTTATGCCCTTGGTGGATATAATACCGTAAGGGTTAATTACTTCTTTAATAAATTCCACACCCTTTTGATCAGACTTTATACCCTCAAGCATGTCGAGATGAATAAATACAATTTTATCCTTTTCCTTAAGCGTATCATTAATTCTCTTAATACTTAAAATGCTGCCATAAAGTACAAATACAATTTTTATCGTGCTTTTGCATATTAAATCAAGATCTTCGTCGTTTCTTATAGCGCCTACTATTGGATTATCTGCCAAAAGCATTTCAAAATGACTCATATGTCTTCACCTCTATTGAAACTTTATGACAAGCCTTATTTATTTATAACCAATATTTTGACCTATCCCTTTAACAACTTTCTATTTTTCTTGTAGCCACCATATTAACCCCTGTGCCTAAGATGTTTTCATATATAATGTCTCCTACATTAATAGGTGCATCAACGGTTAAATCCTTTAACGCTTTTATACAATCAAAGATTTTATCTTTTGGAATGTCCTTATCGGTTTTTATGGAAACAGTAGGGTGTTTTCCTCCCCTAACTTTAACCGTAGTGGTTACAATCCTTGTAGGATTCGTGCATTCTTTAATAGCATATGTTTCGCCGATTTTACAGGCGTTACCGGTTACTCTTATTTGATCATTTTCATCTAGTTCTATCAGTAAGGTGCAGCCCATAGGACATCCGATACAGGTGAGCTCTCTTTTTTCCATAAGTTCTAACTCCTTTCTACCTTAAGAGTAATCGTTCTTACTCCCGGATATTGACTAAATAGATCTGAAGTTAATTTAACCTCTTCCATTTCTCCAGGCGTCAGTATCCTTTTCTTTTTATTTAGAACTTTAGTGTCATCAAAGTAAACCGCTATGGCTGCACCCTTAAATACGTCCCCAACCCTAAATCTAATGGTGATATCTTTTTCTATTGTA
The genomic region above belongs to Defluviitalea saccharophila and contains:
- a CDS encoding MIP/aquaporin family protein, which encodes MSTFLAELVGTMCLILLGDGVVANVILKKTKGGNSGWIVITWGWACAVLIPAMIFGGISGAHFNPALTIALAAIGNFPWADVPMYIIAQMIGAMIGAALVWIQYLPHWAETEDQGTKLGVFCTGPAIRSYGANLISEIIGTFALVFFILGLGTVDMAPGLGTYIVGLVILSIGVSLGGTTGYAINPARDLGPRIAHAILPIAGKGDSDWSYAWVPVVGPIIGALLGAFFFAAIF
- the glpK gene encoding glycerol kinase GlpK: MGKYVIALDQGTTSSRCILFNEKGLIQSVSQKEFTQIYPKAGWVEHDPMEILSTQIEVTKEAMEKLNVTAEDIAAIGITNQRETTVVWNKNTGKPVYNAIVWQCRRTSEFCDELKAEGFDKKIREKTGLIVDAYFSGTKVKWILDNVPGAREEAEKGNLLFGNIDTWLIWNLTKGKVHVTDYSNASRTMLFNIHTLEWDKEILERLNIPASMLPEAKPSSFVYGYTDPEILGGEIPISGAAGDQQAALFGQACFNPGTAKNTYGTGCFLLMNTGEKAVTSKNGLLTTIAWGVDGKVEYALEGSIFIAGAAIQWLRDELKIIEKASDSEPLAESVEDTNGVYVVPAFVGLGAPYWDQYARGTIVGLTRGVKKEHLIRATLESLAYQTSDVLKAMEEDSGITLKALKVDGGACANNFLMQFQADVLGVQVDRPEVIETTALGAAYLAGLAVGYWKDKEDISKNWAISRSFTPNMDDSRRTELLNGWKAAVNRSLGWAN
- a CDS encoding glycerol-3-phosphate responsive antiterminator, with the protein product MSHFEMLLADNPIVGAIRNDEDLDLICKSTIKIVFVLYGSILSIKRINDTLKEKDKIVFIHLDMLEGIKSDQKGVEFIKEVINPYGIISTKGITLKHAANLGMFTIQRIFMLDTLSFDTGIKSVHTFSPDAVEVLPGIAAKAIETLGKEITQPIIAGGLIKTKKDAINALSAGAKAISTSCSELWEFEEMSL
- a CDS encoding DUF1667 domain-containing protein, translating into MEKRELTCIGCPMGCTLLIELDENDQIRVTGNACKIGETYAIKECTNPTRIVTTTVKVRGGKHPTVSIKTDKDIPKDKIFDCIKALKDLTVDAPINVGDIIYENILGTGVNMVATRKIESC